In Stieleria varia, one genomic interval encodes:
- a CDS encoding Ig-like domain-containing protein, producing MPDTARLLLGRLIQSGDGGRTKTQRGHLMLESLERRQLLAGDVELFATDASADQSALMGPEPASFLQVTMQPEGEAAPDLVQFAKDIGDANVVFYGANWCPICTNQKELFQDGKDDLPFVEVTNPDRSRGQIAIDNNVTSYPTWVRYSSSDPQTRTELDRHVGLMTLAELSTFSGVSIPQGDQPTFEPIGNQTVLIGSPLHIPVDAYDPDDPSLTISVSVANPQLLEASVLTGNRSIRIDMATYGDMVFELFEQRAPDATGRIIDLANADFYDGIIFHRVLDGFVIQGGDPNGTGTGGSSLPDLDDDFDAELQHNRSGVLSFAKAGDDTNNSQFFITEGPTRHLDFNHSVMGQLVEGEDVREAISNHAVNSAGLPSTPITIETVEVFNDTENGVVMLKATGNGTGSTSVTVTVTDGDGNTHSETFQVDVNNDTANSQPFLQPIAVPASSPAGQNAVIQVTSVDVEADPVQYFANVASSAQATASISTTGVLTVTPANGYTGPVDVQVGVRPGAGVAGNSSSDQDTQIIRLNFEAEQTTVSAPTSLGLLATSDSGASNTDNITNSQTLSFQVVGVLDGATVDIVNQATSTVVGTGTAVGTTVVITTTNIAALGQGTYNLAARQTRNGVTSTLSPTLSLTYDTTQPSSVTATAATQANQGRLFQTDLNSTEEGSGLVYAAVNVPNGLTIDSGSGLISWTPTASQLGSNTVAISLTDAAGNTRTEAFTVTVAGEPLAELKLVVKDTAGNVTNSFGVGEQFLVDFIAVDARSFVNRLGVFSAYADLLFDSDVVRVVPGSTIQFSNGFGSLQAGTIASGQVDELGAVSSVLAATNEEESLIATVRFETVGTGTALLRTDPADAVGNDVLLFGESSQIPADQVAYGTASVTVGLNFTLVNDSATVNEDSGATTIDVLINDQIGSGSGALSVVSVTQPTNGGSVAISGGEVVFTPEGNFNGVTTFTYRAGNGSGAQDDATVTVTVSPVNDPPTGIADTFNVTQDTTATRLDVLANDSIAPDTGETLSVTAVNSQTSGAVVTISSDNKAVLYTPPAGFTGADSFTYTVSDGALTQTVTVSVTVASADPPPVAVGDAFTVAEDAAEATYDVLTNDQTDAQGQAFVLDSVNAGSSGATVRISSDGTQFFYKPAANFNGTDQVVYTIRDTGGGLASATVTFTVTAVNDPPPVTNPTRGLSRGVGQTTVLRLSDLPTNVDSGETLSFTNLGTPSAGGTVQIESSTGNVLYTPPSATFVGTETFTFSVTDGSGLISGGTLTINVNDYQVRDIFLNFSNQGTANYQGIRLTGSNLLGDTIDVPVLYDQANDNFRFADVLPGNYQVNVPAIPFLIGGENAKTINVESAADDGDMTIETGLGRIRPEFLSIQDWLGSTPRKSLLVAVEPGSDSVLTQASPSTDTVTDPQAHLDAAGNQLTIVGMDDSAEVSATVNVNDGNRIQRRGQVGNLVLYRVNVEDGVVPFTATTVSTGSTSTGVSAATSSDAPSEVSDAVSQSTGTLLATGTLLATGTPEGESVASAAVTSAAVSTDSTSLPATAAASSDSDATTADSQTPASVVTSSRGRLLTSSGVDQAVQDIAESITLVSATEDVLAGDSASGLDQALVDQALTQPVRSRRFFSSSF from the coding sequence ATGCCTGACACTGCCCGTCTTTTATTGGGCCGTCTGATCCAATCCGGAGACGGTGGACGTACCAAGACACAGCGAGGGCATTTGATGCTTGAGTCGCTGGAACGTCGTCAGTTGCTTGCCGGCGACGTCGAATTGTTCGCCACGGACGCCTCTGCCGATCAGTCGGCGCTGATGGGGCCAGAGCCTGCGTCGTTCTTGCAAGTCACGATGCAGCCTGAGGGCGAGGCAGCTCCGGATCTGGTTCAGTTTGCCAAGGACATCGGCGACGCCAACGTGGTGTTTTATGGGGCCAATTGGTGTCCTATCTGTACCAATCAGAAAGAACTCTTTCAGGACGGCAAAGACGACTTGCCGTTTGTGGAAGTCACCAATCCGGATCGATCTCGGGGGCAAATTGCGATCGACAACAATGTCACCAGCTATCCGACTTGGGTGCGTTACTCGTCGTCGGACCCTCAAACGCGAACCGAGTTGGACCGGCATGTGGGGCTGATGACGTTGGCGGAGCTGAGCACCTTTTCGGGCGTGTCGATTCCTCAGGGCGATCAACCCACGTTTGAGCCCATTGGCAATCAGACGGTATTGATCGGATCACCCTTGCACATTCCGGTCGATGCTTATGACCCCGATGACCCTTCGTTGACGATTTCGGTCTCGGTGGCCAATCCGCAGTTGCTGGAGGCGTCTGTACTGACGGGCAACCGATCGATCCGCATCGACATGGCGACCTATGGCGACATGGTGTTCGAGTTGTTCGAGCAGCGTGCCCCTGATGCGACGGGTCGGATCATCGATCTGGCCAACGCGGATTTCTATGACGGGATCATCTTTCACCGTGTCTTGGACGGATTTGTGATCCAAGGTGGCGATCCCAACGGAACGGGAACGGGCGGATCGAGCCTGCCTGACTTGGACGACGATTTCGACGCGGAGTTACAACACAATCGTTCTGGCGTCTTGTCGTTTGCCAAAGCCGGCGACGACACCAACAACTCACAGTTCTTTATCACCGAAGGACCGACTCGCCACTTGGACTTCAACCACTCCGTGATGGGGCAGTTGGTCGAAGGCGAGGATGTGCGTGAAGCGATCAGCAACCACGCCGTGAACAGCGCCGGTTTGCCCTCGACTCCGATCACCATCGAAACCGTCGAAGTTTTTAACGACACGGAGAACGGTGTCGTGATGCTCAAGGCGACAGGCAACGGGACGGGCAGCACCTCGGTCACCGTGACCGTGACCGATGGCGATGGCAATACGCACAGCGAAACATTCCAAGTCGATGTTAACAACGACACGGCCAACAGCCAGCCGTTCCTGCAGCCGATCGCAGTGCCCGCGTCGTCACCTGCGGGACAAAACGCGGTGATTCAGGTCACCAGCGTTGATGTGGAGGCCGATCCGGTTCAGTACTTTGCCAACGTCGCATCGAGCGCGCAGGCGACGGCATCGATCAGCACCACTGGCGTTTTGACCGTGACGCCCGCGAACGGGTACACGGGACCGGTTGATGTCCAGGTCGGCGTACGGCCGGGTGCCGGTGTGGCGGGGAACAGTTCCAGCGATCAGGACACGCAGATCATTCGGTTGAACTTCGAAGCAGAGCAGACCACGGTTTCAGCACCGACCTCGCTGGGACTGTTGGCAACCAGTGACAGCGGAGCGAGCAACACGGACAACATCACCAACTCGCAGACGTTGTCCTTTCAAGTCGTGGGCGTGCTCGACGGAGCGACCGTCGACATTGTCAATCAAGCGACTTCGACGGTCGTGGGGACGGGAACCGCTGTGGGCACCACTGTGGTGATCACGACAACCAATATCGCAGCACTGGGCCAAGGCACCTACAACTTGGCCGCCCGGCAAACTCGCAACGGTGTGACCAGCACGCTGTCGCCCACTTTGTCGCTGACCTACGACACCACTCAGCCATCGTCCGTGACCGCAACCGCTGCGACACAGGCCAATCAGGGGCGTTTGTTCCAGACCGATCTGAACAGCACCGAGGAAGGCTCTGGGTTGGTGTATGCCGCCGTGAACGTGCCTAACGGACTGACGATCGATAGTGGATCGGGCTTGATCAGTTGGACCCCGACCGCCAGTCAACTTGGTTCCAATACCGTCGCCATCTCGCTGACCGATGCCGCTGGCAACACACGCACGGAAGCCTTTACGGTCACGGTTGCTGGTGAGCCGTTGGCTGAACTCAAGTTGGTGGTCAAGGACACCGCAGGCAACGTCACGAATTCATTCGGCGTGGGTGAACAGTTCTTGGTCGACTTCATCGCCGTCGATGCAAGGTCGTTCGTCAATCGGCTCGGCGTGTTCTCTGCCTACGCGGACTTGTTGTTTGATTCCGATGTCGTACGTGTGGTGCCGGGTTCCACAATCCAGTTCTCAAATGGTTTCGGATCATTGCAAGCGGGAACGATCGCGAGCGGACAAGTTGATGAACTCGGTGCCGTGAGCAGCGTGTTGGCGGCGACCAACGAAGAGGAAAGTTTGATCGCCACGGTTCGATTCGAAACCGTTGGCACGGGCACCGCGTTGTTGAGAACCGATCCGGCCGACGCGGTGGGCAACGATGTGCTGCTGTTCGGCGAGAGCTCGCAGATCCCGGCCGACCAAGTGGCCTATGGAACGGCGTCTGTGACCGTCGGGTTGAACTTCACCTTGGTCAACGATTCGGCGACGGTCAACGAAGATTCGGGCGCGACCACGATCGACGTTTTGATCAATGATCAAATCGGCTCGGGCAGCGGAGCGCTGTCGGTCGTTTCGGTGACGCAACCGACCAATGGCGGATCGGTCGCGATCAGTGGCGGCGAAGTGGTGTTCACTCCCGAAGGAAATTTCAATGGCGTGACGACGTTCACGTATCGTGCAGGCAACGGCAGTGGTGCCCAAGACGATGCGACGGTGACGGTGACGGTCTCGCCGGTCAATGACCCGCCGACCGGTATCGCGGACACGTTCAACGTCACGCAAGACACCACGGCGACTCGCTTGGACGTTCTGGCCAATGACTCGATCGCACCCGATACGGGAGAAACGTTGAGCGTCACGGCAGTCAACAGCCAGACCTCCGGTGCGGTGGTTACGATCTCCAGTGACAACAAGGCGGTGCTGTACACGCCACCGGCGGGATTCACCGGTGCCGATTCATTCACCTACACGGTCAGTGATGGGGCATTGACACAGACGGTCACCGTCTCGGTAACGGTTGCTTCTGCGGATCCGCCACCGGTTGCCGTCGGTGACGCGTTCACGGTTGCCGAAGACGCTGCCGAAGCCACCTATGATGTCTTGACCAACGATCAAACCGATGCTCAGGGTCAGGCGTTCGTGCTGGATTCCGTCAATGCGGGTTCATCGGGTGCAACCGTGCGGATCAGCAGCGACGGGACGCAGTTCTTTTACAAGCCCGCGGCCAATTTCAACGGGACCGATCAAGTCGTCTATACGATCCGGGACACGGGCGGTGGACTGGCATCGGCAACGGTGACGTTCACGGTGACAGCAGTCAATGATCCGCCGCCGGTGACGAACCCGACACGGGGGCTCAGTCGTGGTGTGGGGCAGACGACCGTCTTGAGATTGAGCGATTTGCCGACCAACGTGGACAGCGGCGAGACATTGTCATTCACCAATCTCGGTACACCGTCCGCCGGTGGAACGGTTCAGATCGAGTCCTCGACCGGCAATGTTTTGTATACACCGCCTTCGGCGACCTTCGTCGGAACGGAAACGTTCACCTTTTCGGTCACCGACGGTAGCGGATTGATCAGCGGCGGCACGCTCACGATCAACGTCAATGACTATCAGGTGCGAGATATTTTCCTCAACTTCTCAAATCAAGGAACAGCCAACTATCAAGGCATTCGCTTGACCGGATCGAACCTGCTGGGCGACACAATCGACGTTCCAGTGCTCTACGATCAGGCCAACGACAATTTCCGATTCGCTGATGTTTTGCCCGGAAACTATCAGGTCAACGTACCCGCCATTCCTTTCTTGATCGGTGGCGAGAACGCCAAGACCATCAACGTGGAGAGTGCTGCGGACGACGGCGACATGACCATCGAGACCGGACTGGGACGCATCCGTCCGGAGTTTCTGTCGATCCAAGATTGGCTGGGTTCAACTCCTCGCAAGAGCTTGCTGGTGGCCGTCGAGCCGGGCAGCGACAGCGTATTGACGCAAGCCTCTCCGTCGACCGATACCGTTACCGATCCCCAAGCTCACCTGGACGCAGCCGGCAACCAGCTCACCATCGTCGGCATGGATGACTCGGCGGAAGTCTCCGCGACCGTCAACGTGAATGACGGGAATCGAATCCAGCGTCGCGGACAAGTGGGCAACTTGGTTCTGTATCGCGTGAACGTCGAGGACGGCGTGGTGCCGTTCACGGCGACCACCGTCTCCACCGGCAGCACGTCAACCGGCGTTTCCGCAGCGACCTCGTCTGACGCACCATCAGAGGTCTCCGATGCGGTCAGCCAGTCCACCGGAACGTTGCTGGCGACCGGGACGTTGCTGGCGACCGGGACGCCCGAAGGCGAATCGGTGGCCTCCGCTGCGGTGACTTCCGCTGCGGTGAGCACCGACAGCACGTCACTCCCTGCCACGGCGGCTGCGTCGTCCGATTCTGACGCCACAACCGCTGACAGCCAGACACCGGCGAGCGTCGTCACATCGTCGCGTGGACGACTGCTGACGTCCTCCGGGGTCGATCAGGCGGTCCAGGACATTGCCGAGTCGATCACGTTGGTCAGTGCGACCGAGGACGTCCTGGCGGGTGACTCCGCATCTGGTTTGGATCAGGCGTTGGTAGATCAGGCGTTGACCCAACCGGTCCGCTCCAGACGGTTCTTCTCGTCGTCGTTCTGA